In Candidatus Bathyarchaeota archaeon A05DMB-5, a single genomic region encodes these proteins:
- a CDS encoding GNAT family N-acetyltransferase has product MSNIKNENSTFILGHLQEEDVPQYLELMRAVFGQTSGVDIFTQKLINHHPTMTLKNFLVIKYHEKIVATLNLIPVKWSIGGIPLQVAEMGQVATLAEYRH; this is encoded by the coding sequence ATGTCTAACATCAAAAACGAAAACAGCACATTCATCTTAGGGCATTTACAAGAAGAAGACGTACCGCAATATCTCGAACTGATGCGCGCAGTTTTCGGACAAACCAGCGGTGTTGACATATTCACCCAAAAACTAATCAACCATCACCCGACAATGACGCTTAAAAACTTCTTGGTCATTAAATACCATGAGAAAATCGTTGCAACCCTCAACCTGATTCCGGTTAAATGGAGCATTGGCGGAATACCGCTTCAAGTGGCGGAGATGGGGCAAGTTGCCACGCTCGCCGAATACCGTCATTGA
- a CDS encoding GNAT family N-acetyltransferase, with the protein MESIHQFLKVESVRKTEHLYFNLLNFQFFKNSERGQALFFGSPKLLSHVVAIPYILALEIVFFGKKRHFVKSGERVVGMFVLREKSDTLYISSLAVAPEYRRLGIATYILKYANAWARRLNKKWLELGVSKLNAPALRLYRKFGFAKKEERKWSLVLKKDIENP; encoded by the coding sequence TTGGAAAGTATCCACCAGTTTCTTAAAGTTGAGAGCGTCAGAAAAACGGAGCATTTATACTTCAATCTGCTCAACTTTCAATTCTTCAAAAATAGCGAACGGGGGCAAGCCCTGTTTTTCGGAAGCCCTAAATTGTTGTCGCATGTAGTGGCGATACCATATATTCTGGCATTAGAAATCGTGTTTTTTGGGAAAAAGCGTCATTTTGTTAAGTCTGGCGAGCGTGTTGTTGGAATGTTTGTTTTGCGCGAAAAATCTGACACTTTGTACATCAGCAGTTTAGCTGTTGCTCCAGAATATAGAAGACTCGGCATAGCCACATACATACTCAAATATGCCAACGCATGGGCTAGACGATTAAACAAAAAATGGCTTGAGCTTGGAGTATCAAAACTGAATGCGCCTGCGCTGCGACTTTACAGAAAATTTGGATTCGCAAAGAAGGAGGAAAGGAAATGGTCTTTGGTCTTAAAAAAAGATATTGAAAACCCTTAA
- the nrdR gene encoding transcriptional repressor NrdR, producing the protein MKCPYCGSENLKTLETRDSPDNTVRRRKECVDCGKRFTSYEYVEIIELMVRKKDDRIERFDLNKIIRGLQKACEKRPVTMDQIHKLAERVRQDLMLHGKEEVTSQEIGDLVMKYLKGLDRVAYIRFASVYRQFEEPEDFRKVLLEVKK; encoded by the coding sequence ATGAAGTGTCCATATTGCGGGTCTGAAAACCTCAAAACCCTCGAAACAAGAGATTCGCCAGACAACACGGTTAGAAGGCGCAAAGAATGCGTAGACTGTGGAAAGCGCTTCACATCCTACGAGTATGTGGAAATCATAGAGCTCATGGTTCGAAAAAAAGATGATAGAATTGAACGTTTCGACCTTAACAAGATTATCCGCGGGCTTCAGAAAGCATGCGAAAAAAGACCCGTAACTATGGACCAAATTCACAAGTTAGCGGAACGCGTCCGACAAGACCTTATGCTACACGGCAAAGAAGAAGTTACCTCGCAAGAAATCGGCGACCTCGTCATGAAATATTTGAAAGGCTTAGACCGTGTAGCATACATACGTTTCGCATCTGTTTACAGGCAATTTGAAGAACCTGAAGACTTTAGAAAAGTGCTCCTTGAGGTGAAAAAGTGA
- a CDS encoding ribonucleoside triphosphate reductase gives MRFVRKRDGRLEPFDQERITNAIWKAAKAVGGKDREKAKQLSDKVVAELQKRFGDEGVPTVEEIQDIVEKTLIEDGHARTAKAYILYRKQHQDLRELAALLSSADLVDQYLDIEDWRVKENSNMSYSLQGLNNYLSSTIIAKYWITRIYPPNIAEAHFNGDIHIHNLGVLGPYCVGWDIKDLLLSGFGGVPGKIESKPAKHFRTALGQIVNFFYTLQGEAAGAQAFSNFDTYLVPFIRYDGLSQRDVEQALQEFFFNMNVPTRVGFQTPFTNVTLDLKIPDFMEDEQVIVGGNVADETYGDMQKEMDIFNSAYAEIMGQGDAKNRVFTFPIPTYNVTKDFDWDSPITQKIFEVTAKYGVPYFSNFINTDMKPEDVRSMCCRLRIDNRELYKRGGGLFGANPLTGSIGVVTLNLPRIGYLAKDEDEFFERLDALMEIAKTSLEIKRKGLENFTENGLYPYSRRYLRNVKETYGKYWKNHFSTIGLIGLNEAVLNLLGCNIVSHEGLSFAVEVLSFMRERLVEYQEETGNIYNLEATPAEGTSYRLARLDKKRYPDIIVANEKYLAKDAEPFYTNSSQLPVDYEGDLFEALEHQEQLQTLYTGGTVFHIYLGERLYSWKAAAELIRKVTWNSRLPYFTLTPTFSICPTHGYVNGEHRQCPTCGANCEVYSRVVGYLRPVDQWNDGKQAEFAIRKTFDKSAVVPAVATVPA, from the coding sequence GTGAGGTTTGTAAGAAAACGTGACGGAAGATTAGAACCCTTCGACCAAGAACGCATAACAAACGCCATTTGGAAAGCCGCAAAGGCTGTTGGCGGAAAAGACCGCGAAAAAGCCAAACAGTTAAGCGACAAAGTTGTCGCTGAACTGCAGAAACGTTTTGGAGACGAAGGCGTCCCAACAGTTGAAGAAATTCAAGACATAGTTGAGAAAACCTTAATTGAAGATGGACATGCACGAACGGCTAAAGCTTACATTCTCTATCGGAAACAGCACCAAGACCTTAGAGAATTAGCTGCGCTTTTGAGCTCTGCAGACCTCGTAGACCAATACTTAGACATTGAAGACTGGCGTGTCAAAGAAAACTCAAACATGAGCTATTCACTACAAGGCTTAAACAATTACTTGTCATCCACAATCATAGCAAAATATTGGATAACACGAATTTACCCGCCAAACATTGCAGAAGCACATTTCAACGGAGACATCCACATTCACAACTTAGGCGTCTTGGGACCCTACTGCGTCGGTTGGGACATAAAAGACTTATTACTCTCGGGTTTCGGCGGAGTTCCGGGAAAAATCGAAAGTAAACCTGCAAAGCACTTCAGAACAGCACTCGGGCAGATTGTAAACTTCTTCTACACTCTCCAAGGCGAAGCCGCAGGCGCTCAAGCCTTCAGCAACTTTGACACTTACTTGGTTCCCTTCATACGTTACGACGGGTTAAGCCAGAGAGATGTTGAACAAGCGCTTCAAGAATTCTTTTTCAACATGAATGTGCCTACACGAGTTGGTTTCCAAACACCCTTTACAAACGTGACTTTGGATTTGAAGATTCCAGATTTCATGGAAGACGAGCAAGTAATCGTAGGTGGAAACGTTGCAGATGAGACTTACGGCGACATGCAAAAAGAGATGGACATTTTCAACAGTGCTTACGCGGAAATAATGGGTCAAGGAGACGCCAAAAATAGGGTCTTTACTTTTCCAATACCCACTTATAATGTGACAAAAGATTTTGACTGGGACTCGCCTATAACACAGAAAATTTTCGAAGTAACCGCCAAATACGGAGTGCCATACTTCTCCAACTTCATAAACACCGACATGAAACCCGAAGACGTACGCAGCATGTGCTGCCGCCTAAGAATAGACAACAGAGAACTCTACAAACGCGGAGGAGGACTTTTCGGAGCAAACCCGTTAACAGGCTCAATAGGCGTAGTAACGTTGAACCTTCCAAGAATCGGTTATTTAGCAAAGGATGAAGACGAATTTTTTGAGCGACTAGACGCGCTCATGGAAATCGCCAAAACCAGCTTAGAAATAAAACGCAAAGGTTTGGAGAACTTCACGGAAAACGGTTTATACCCATACTCAAGGCGTTACCTGCGTAATGTTAAAGAAACCTACGGAAAATACTGGAAGAACCATTTCTCAACAATAGGTTTGATTGGCTTAAACGAAGCTGTTCTGAACCTTCTTGGATGCAACATAGTTTCGCATGAGGGCTTAAGCTTTGCAGTTGAAGTGTTAAGTTTTATGCGTGAAAGACTGGTTGAGTATCAAGAGGAGACAGGAAACATTTACAACCTCGAGGCAACACCCGCAGAGGGAACAAGCTACAGGCTTGCACGCCTGGACAAAAAACGATATCCAGACATAATTGTAGCTAACGAGAAATATTTGGCGAAAGACGCAGAACCATTCTATACAAACTCTTCGCAGTTGCCAGTGGACTATGAAGGTGACTTGTTCGAAGCTTTGGAACATCAAGAACAACTTCAGACGCTCTATACTGGCGGAACAGTCTTTCACATCTACTTAGGTGAAAGACTCTACTCATGGAAAGCCGCGGCAGAACTCATTCGCAAAGTGACTTGGAACTCGCGTTTGCCTTACTTCACGTTGACGCCAACATTCAGCATATGCCCCACACACGGCTACGTAAACGGCGAACACCGGCAATGCCCAACATGCGGCGCAAACTGCGAAGTCTATTCACGAGTGGTCGGCTACCTGCGCCCAGTTGACCAATGGAACGACGGAAAACAAGCAGAATTCGCCATACGCAAGACCTTTGACAAATCCGCCGTCGTGCCCGCAGTTGCAACAGTGCCTGCGTGA
- a CDS encoding anaerobic ribonucleoside-triphosphate reductase activating protein produces the protein MKFSGIQKTSLLDFPNRISSVLFTPGCNLRCPFCHNWRIVIDPKPPFLQEEAALKILESRKRFVDAVVVTGGEPTMHKEMPRFLKKLKAKGFSVKLDTNGFYPKVLEECLPYVDYVALDVKTSLEKYPRLGAKDVSPLLQTIEILKTGKVEYEFRTTAVPSFVDAEDLHKIAELAEGVKIFAFQQFIPEDTLDKNFHTVKPYSPEHISKFADAMKEYVGNVILRI, from the coding sequence ATGAAATTCAGTGGCATACAAAAAACAAGCCTCTTAGACTTCCCAAACAGAATATCCTCCGTATTATTCACGCCAGGCTGCAATTTACGTTGCCCGTTCTGTCACAATTGGCGAATAGTTATAGACCCTAAACCGCCATTTTTGCAAGAAGAGGCTGCGCTTAAGATTTTGGAGAGCCGCAAGAGGTTCGTGGATGCTGTTGTTGTGACTGGCGGCGAGCCAACAATGCATAAGGAAATGCCACGTTTTCTGAAGAAACTTAAAGCGAAGGGTTTCTCGGTTAAGCTTGACACGAACGGATTTTATCCGAAAGTGCTGGAAGAATGCTTACCATATGTGGATTATGTGGCGTTGGATGTGAAAACTTCTCTGGAAAAGTATCCACGTCTAGGCGCGAAAGATGTCTCACCGTTGCTGCAAACTATTGAAATTCTGAAAACTGGAAAGGTAGAATACGAATTTAGAACGACGGCAGTTCCAAGCTTCGTTGACGCTGAAGACTTACACAAAATAGCTGAACTCGCAGAAGGTGTAAAAATCTTTGCTTTTCAACAGTTTATTCCAGAAGACACTTTGGACAAAAACTTTCACACTGTTAAGCCTTACTCGCCAGAACACATCAGCAAATTCGCTGATGCCATGAAGGAATATGTTGGAAACGTAATACTGCGAATCTAA
- a CDS encoding HAD family hydrolase encodes MKDTVLFDLGNTLAYYFERHEFPEILKQAITEVQTYLRKKNLLRVTSDVMWNKVKEENYEANDYRVRPLEERLIRIFQVADLARYNEVVRDMCCCFMKPIFARSYLYEDTLPTLKELRTEGYKIAIVSNTTWGSPAFLWREEIERLGLSKYTDAAVFCRDVGWRKPAKQIFEYTLEKLQSLPQNCVFVGDDPRWDQVGPRNVGITPIIIDRKRIAQQVEEVYYIRSLYELPSKLKSL; translated from the coding sequence ATGAAAGACACTGTGCTATTTGACCTTGGCAACACTTTAGCCTATTATTTTGAAAGGCACGAGTTTCCAGAGATTCTCAAACAAGCCATCACTGAAGTGCAGACGTATCTTCGCAAAAAGAATCTTCTTCGGGTGACTTCTGATGTCATGTGGAATAAAGTGAAGGAAGAAAATTATGAAGCTAACGATTACCGCGTTAGACCCTTAGAAGAGCGGCTTATTCGAATTTTTCAAGTAGCTGATTTGGCACGGTATAATGAAGTTGTTAGGGACATGTGTTGCTGTTTCATGAAGCCGATTTTTGCCAGAAGTTATCTTTATGAGGATACATTACCAACCCTCAAGGAGTTGAGGACTGAAGGCTACAAGATTGCTATTGTTTCCAACACGACATGGGGCAGTCCCGCTTTTCTTTGGCGGGAAGAAATAGAACGGTTAGGCTTAAGCAAATATACGGATGCCGCTGTTTTCTGCAGAGATGTGGGATGGCGAAAACCAGCAAAACAAATTTTTGAATACACGCTAGAGAAGTTGCAATCGCTACCGCAAAACTGTGTTTTCGTCGGCGACGACCCACGATGGGACCAGGTGGGACCGCGCAATGTTGGAATAACGCCAATAATCATAGACCGCAAAAGAATAGCACAGCAAGTAGAGGAAGTATATTACATCAGAAGCCTTTACGAACTGCCAAGCAAATTGAAGAGCCTTTAA
- a CDS encoding DNA-directed RNA polymerase subunit H: MKDADIERGIIITGGRYTHAVKQSAKKKKIELLPKTFPVFDLFEHKLVPKHEIITEEEKKQLLAQYKVEPYQLPQIKASDPAVKAIGAKPGDILRIIRKSATAGEHIAYRYVVE; this comes from the coding sequence ATGAAAGACGCAGACATTGAAAGAGGCATAATAATCACTGGCGGAAGATACACACACGCCGTAAAACAGAGCGCTAAAAAGAAGAAAATCGAGCTTCTGCCCAAAACCTTCCCAGTTTTCGACCTCTTCGAACATAAGCTTGTTCCAAAACATGAAATCATAACAGAAGAGGAAAAGAAACAGTTGCTTGCACAGTATAAGGTTGAGCCTTACCAGTTGCCCCAGATTAAGGCTTCAGACCCAGCTGTTAAAGCGATAGGTGCTAAACCCGGCGATATACTGCGCATAATTAGGAAAAGTGCAACTGCAGGCGAGCACATAGCTTACCGCTACGTAGTAGAATAG
- a CDS encoding LysR family transcriptional regulator — translation MSTQKTLKLSCKIWIDYEGKPVLGKGGAEILEQIEEEQSISKAARKLGMSYRYVWSYLQKMEKILGEPIIQTYRGGKSGGGGARLTKLGKTLLSEYKRAERHFKKVIEEEKQLKL, via the coding sequence ATGTCCACCCAAAAAACGCTCAAGCTTTCATGCAAAATATGGATAGATTATGAAGGAAAACCCGTTCTAGGCAAGGGCGGAGCTGAAATTTTAGAGCAGATAGAAGAGGAACAGTCTATTTCAAAAGCTGCAAGAAAACTTGGCATGTCCTATCGTTACGTGTGGAGTTACTTGCAAAAAATGGAAAAAATCCTCGGCGAACCAATAATACAAACATACAGAGGCGGCAAATCTGGAGGTGGAGGTGCAAGGCTAACTAAGCTTGGCAAAACTTTGTTAAGTGAGTATAAACGTGCAGAGCGCCATTTTAAGAAGGTTATCGAAGAAGAAAAACAACTAAAATTATGA
- a CDS encoding sulfite exporter TauE/SafE family protein, with the protein MTNRTYRNLGGSNILNNSQVSAEKITSALFFGFLMGAAAGLIGVGGGEFRIPILLYVLGLPVITAIAVNLLIGLLTVLVSFLRRIQLKPLNGHAINVGLAMSIGSIGGAYLGALLTDKIPEKPLKKILAVFLVIIGLKIGLEPFIHIPLPPLTLTLDMWQETAFSILIGIIIGVISGTLGVAGGEFRIPALIYLFSFDIVVAGTTSLLVSIPTVAMGFVKHNQMGHTNRGATIIAILMGLGSVFGALIGASYANVIEQDILKVLLGIILILATVRMVTKP; encoded by the coding sequence ATGACTAACAGAACATATCGAAACTTGGGAGGCAGCAACATCCTTAACAATTCACAAGTATCCGCGGAAAAAATAACATCGGCATTATTTTTTGGCTTTCTCATGGGAGCAGCAGCAGGCTTAATTGGGGTAGGTGGAGGAGAATTCCGCATTCCCATACTACTTTACGTGCTTGGGCTTCCCGTCATAACGGCAATCGCAGTCAATCTACTTATTGGACTATTAACAGTGCTAGTTTCATTTTTGAGAAGAATCCAACTGAAACCTCTAAATGGGCACGCAATCAACGTCGGCTTGGCTATGTCTATAGGCTCAATTGGAGGCGCCTATTTAGGAGCGTTATTAACTGACAAGATTCCTGAAAAACCATTAAAAAAGATATTAGCTGTTTTTTTGGTTATTATCGGATTGAAAATTGGGCTTGAACCTTTCATTCATATTCCCTTGCCGCCACTCACGCTCACGCTGGATATGTGGCAAGAAACAGCGTTTTCTATTCTAATAGGCATCATTATAGGAGTTATTTCTGGAACGTTAGGAGTTGCTGGCGGCGAATTTCGCATTCCAGCATTAATCTACCTTTTCAGTTTTGACATAGTTGTCGCTGGAACAACGAGCCTTCTGGTTTCCATACCCACCGTTGCGATGGGATTCGTTAAACATAATCAGATGGGTCACACAAACCGCGGAGCCACAATAATTGCAATATTAATGGGCTTGGGGTCGGTATTTGGTGCTTTGATAGGCGCGTCTTATGCAAATGTTATAGAACAGGATATTCTAAAAGTGTTGTTGGGCATAATTCTTATCTTGGCGACTGTGCGGATGGTTACAAAGCCTTAA
- a CDS encoding HAD family hydrolase, translating to MIKAVVFDLDGTLASFNVDYRAVRAEVRSFLVKKGLPASVLSINESIFEMLKKAEIFLKNNGKPEKAFMEIRKKALEIAEKYELEAAKTTSLLSGVLETLKSLKKMGLKLGLCTINSEKSTDYILKRFKIAEFFDAVTPRDSVKYVKPNVEHLEATLKALEANPEETMVVGDGVGDMKCAREMKAIAVGLPTGVSSPKELVGSGANYFVTSITDLPTLIEYINKTPEA from the coding sequence ATGATTAAGGCTGTAGTCTTTGACCTTGACGGAACACTTGCAAGTTTCAATGTAGATTATAGAGCCGTAAGAGCAGAAGTTAGGAGTTTCCTCGTAAAGAAAGGCTTGCCAGCTTCAGTTCTATCCATAAACGAAAGCATTTTCGAAATGTTGAAAAAAGCTGAAATTTTCCTCAAAAATAATGGTAAACCAGAAAAGGCGTTTATGGAAATTCGGAAGAAAGCTTTGGAGATAGCTGAAAAATACGAGTTGGAAGCGGCGAAAACTACGAGCTTGCTGTCTGGCGTTTTAGAAACGTTGAAAAGTCTGAAGAAAATGGGTTTGAAGCTGGGATTGTGCACGATAAACAGTGAAAAATCAACCGACTACATTTTGAAAAGGTTTAAAATAGCAGAGTTTTTTGATGCGGTAACTCCACGCGACAGTGTGAAGTATGTTAAGCCAAATGTTGAGCATTTAGAGGCAACTTTAAAGGCTTTGGAGGCTAACCCTGAAGAGACTATGGTTGTTGGAGACGGCGTTGGCGACATGAAGTGCGCAAGGGAAATGAAAGCAATTGCTGTGGGATTGCCAACTGGTGTTTCTTCTCCCAAAGAGCTAGTTGGTTCTGGCGCGAACTATTTTGTTACGTCGATTACGGATTTGCCAACACTTATAGAATACATCAATAAGACACCAGAAGCATAA
- a CDS encoding methyltransferase domain-containing protein, which yields MEKYYRRRAEEYEEIYHRDDPVRREELQILASVLRKTLKGRKVLEIACGTGYWTQILSKTAHSIVAIDFAQEMLEIAKRKHYECPVSFCKEDAYALAFKESAFNGGLANFWFSHIPKSKIDRFMQGFHRILQSGSKVFIADNVYVPGVGGTLVLRKGEEDTYKLRKLKNGSEHLILKNYFSSEELVEIFSKYDSGFDRKSVFYGKCFWCVTYQVQKATP from the coding sequence ATGGAAAAATATTACAGAAGGCGCGCAGAGGAATATGAAGAAATTTATCACCGAGACGACCCAGTTCGACGAGAAGAACTGCAAATTTTAGCAAGCGTGTTAAGAAAGACATTGAAGGGCAGAAAGGTTCTTGAAATAGCGTGTGGAACTGGGTATTGGACGCAGATTCTGTCAAAAACCGCACATAGCATAGTAGCGATAGATTTTGCACAAGAAATGCTGGAAATTGCAAAAAGGAAACATTATGAATGTCCCGTTTCTTTCTGTAAGGAAGACGCGTATGCTTTAGCCTTTAAAGAAAGCGCATTTAATGGGGGATTAGCGAATTTCTGGTTTTCACACATTCCAAAAAGCAAAATTGACCGTTTCATGCAAGGGTTTCATCGAATTTTACAAAGCGGCTCTAAAGTGTTCATTGCGGACAACGTTTACGTTCCGGGTGTTGGAGGAACATTAGTGCTTAGGAAAGGAGAAGAAGACACGTATAAACTGAGGAAACTGAAGAATGGAAGCGAACACTTAATTCTTAAAAATTATTTTTCTAGTGAAGAACTTGTGGAAATTTTCAGTAAATATGACAGTGGATTTGATAGAAAAAGCGTGTTTTATGGCAAGTGCTTCTGGTGCGTGACTTATCAAGTGCAAAAAGCTACTCCGTAA
- a CDS encoding Zn-ribbon domain-containing OB-fold protein, whose amino-acid sequence MAEQIQAFTIEQFYKHLLQGKLMGAKCRKCGKVHLPPRPLCDSCFSKDFEWIELSPKGKLLTYTVIHVAPSQFQGMAPYAVGIVQLENGVKIPGMIRASPEHIKIGMPLTMDFGTCAATQQWPQWPRYFFKPA is encoded by the coding sequence ATGGCGGAGCAAATTCAAGCCTTCACTATAGAACAGTTTTACAAGCACTTACTTCAAGGAAAACTCATGGGCGCAAAATGCAGAAAATGCGGAAAAGTGCACCTTCCGCCGAGACCCTTATGTGACAGCTGCTTCTCAAAAGATTTTGAATGGATTGAACTCTCGCCTAAAGGGAAACTTTTAACATACACAGTCATTCACGTGGCACCTTCACAATTTCAGGGAATGGCTCCATACGCTGTAGGTATAGTGCAACTTGAAAATGGCGTAAAAATTCCAGGAATGATAAGGGCTTCTCCAGAACACATAAAGATAGGAATGCCGCTCACGATGGACTTTGGAACATGCGCAGCGACTCAACAATGGCCACAATGGCCCAGATACTTCTTCAAGCCAGCTTAG
- a CDS encoding thiolase domain-containing protein: protein MKGKPLVSIVSAGLSKFGKLEGLYAREIFAEAAKEAFDRCPNLNPKKDIQALFIGHMGESYEHQGHTGATMAEWAGLLHVPATRTEAACASSGAALRAAIYAVLSGLADVVMVGGVEKMTHRSTAEVTEYLAMASDYPFEQWHGITFPGLYALMATAHMHKYGTTEKQLAAVAVKNHYHGSLNPKAHMQKEITPENALSSRVIAWPLKLYDCSLITDGASCLILTKPELAKKYTDTPVHIIGSGQASDTIGLYERESFTSLAAARLAAKKAYEMADVKPENIDVAEVHDCFTIAEIIAYEDLGFCKPGGGGQLAEKGETKLGGRIPVNTSGGLKAKGHPVGATGTGQAYEIFLQLTRQADKRQVKNAEIGLTHNVGGSGATATVHIYRRG from the coding sequence TTGAAGGGAAAACCTCTTGTCTCAATTGTTTCTGCTGGGTTATCAAAATTTGGAAAACTGGAAGGCTTATACGCACGGGAAATTTTTGCAGAAGCCGCAAAGGAAGCCTTTGACCGCTGCCCAAACCTAAACCCAAAAAAAGACATACAAGCCTTGTTTATTGGACACATGGGCGAATCCTACGAGCATCAAGGACATACTGGCGCAACAATGGCTGAGTGGGCTGGCTTGCTGCATGTTCCAGCTACAAGAACAGAAGCCGCGTGTGCTTCTTCAGGAGCCGCCTTAAGAGCCGCGATTTACGCTGTGCTTTCAGGCTTAGCTGATGTTGTGATGGTTGGCGGCGTTGAAAAGATGACGCATAGAAGCACGGCTGAAGTTACGGAGTATTTAGCCATGGCTTCGGATTACCCATTCGAACAGTGGCATGGCATAACCTTTCCAGGATTATATGCGCTTATGGCGACGGCGCATATGCACAAGTATGGCACGACAGAAAAGCAACTGGCAGCTGTTGCAGTGAAAAATCATTATCATGGTAGCCTAAACCCTAAAGCACACATGCAGAAGGAGATAACGCCTGAAAATGCCCTGTCTTCACGGGTCATCGCTTGGCCTCTCAAGCTTTATGATTGTTCGCTTATTACTGACGGAGCAAGCTGCTTAATCTTGACAAAGCCAGAACTAGCCAAAAAATACACCGACACGCCAGTGCACATAATAGGCAGTGGACAGGCAAGTGACACTATTGGCTTGTATGAACGCGAAAGTTTCACTTCACTTGCGGCAGCGCGGTTAGCCGCTAAAAAAGCGTATGAAATGGCTGATGTTAAACCAGAAAATATTGATGTGGCAGAAGTTCATGATTGCTTCACGATAGCCGAAATAATCGCTTATGAAGACTTGGGCTTCTGCAAGCCAGGTGGAGGTGGACAGTTAGCGGAAAAGGGCGAAACAAAACTTGGAGGAAGAATACCAGTCAACACTAGCGGCGGATTAAAAGCCAAGGGACATCCAGTAGGCGCAACTGGAACTGGACAAGCGTATGAGATATTTTTGCAGCTAACAAGGCAAGCGGACAAGAGACAAGTGAAAAACGCGGAAATAGGCTTAACACATAATGTTGGCGGCTCAGGAGCGACTGCCACAGTTCATATTTACAGGAGGGGATAA
- a CDS encoding Zn-ribbon domain-containing OB-fold protein → MKQPGPEKLIKEKKIDEQWWADWERKGGWRPEGWKIIEMNDGPTLNDLKPERFLIVHRPHGSVFHHSYGKVSKFFMGLLEGKLYGTKCPKCGLVYCPPRAHCYNPKCRLQETEWIELPKKGEVFSYTVMAIAWPSMAHLQPLVGAMVRIEGTNTCLPMTMRDIDPEKVNIGLKVNIHIEKQPKGDLLDVYATPTEEPKPPKRTPEELKRFREDMEKTRAWVKKTFGPK, encoded by the coding sequence ATGAAACAACCTGGTCCTGAAAAGTTAATCAAAGAAAAGAAAATTGACGAGCAATGGTGGGCAGATTGGGAACGCAAAGGCGGCTGGCGACCCGAAGGATGGAAAATAATCGAAATGAACGATGGCCCAACATTGAATGATTTAAAACCTGAACGATTCCTAATTGTGCATAGACCACACGGTAGCGTGTTTCATCACAGCTATGGCAAAGTTTCAAAATTCTTCATGGGACTTTTAGAAGGCAAACTTTACGGAACAAAATGTCCAAAATGCGGACTAGTTTATTGTCCCCCACGTGCACATTGCTACAATCCCAAATGTAGACTTCAAGAAACAGAGTGGATTGAGCTTCCAAAGAAAGGCGAAGTGTTTTCATACACTGTTATGGCGATTGCGTGGCCTTCCATGGCGCATCTTCAACCGCTGGTTGGTGCAATGGTGCGCATAGAAGGAACAAACACTTGCTTGCCTATGACTATGAGGGACATTGACCCAGAGAAAGTGAACATTGGCTTAAAGGTGAACATACACATCGAGAAGCAACCAAAAGGTGACCTCTTAGACGTTTATGCGACACCTACAGAAGAGCCAAAACCGCCAAAGCGAACGCCTGAAGAGCTAAAGCGCTTCAGAGAAGACATGGAAAAAACGCGGGCTTGGGTTAAGAAAACATTCGGACCTAAGTAA